A window of Rhodopirellula islandica contains these coding sequences:
- a CDS encoding DUF1559 domain-containing protein — protein MQNTHSITHRPTPLPQSGFTILELMIVVSILGALAAILLPAMGSAREAARRVQCTNHLREIGLALHGHHAAQKQLPVGWTFDPSTTSAFGWVVPLLPFIDEDALAVQIDMKRALDDSRHELARSTSLPWMLCPSDITEPSFTLFEGHEVDSIESDSASLNSEESIPLMQLPTANFVGIFGTIEADDSTPAPVGDGAFLENRATRFRDFLRGTSHTIIVGERTMAQVPSTWIGVSLAGEDAAARVVGSALEGINNPLADECDLSSRHPGGANFLWGDGHVTFVTENVDLREYHRWAKLRE, from the coding sequence ATGCAAAACACCCACTCGATCACTCACCGCCCAACGCCACTTCCACAAAGTGGCTTCACGATCCTTGAGCTGATGATCGTTGTTTCGATCCTGGGTGCATTGGCGGCAATCTTGTTGCCAGCGATGGGGTCCGCACGCGAGGCCGCGCGGCGAGTGCAGTGCACGAATCATTTGCGTGAAATCGGTCTCGCGCTTCACGGCCATCACGCTGCCCAAAAGCAGCTTCCCGTTGGTTGGACGTTTGACCCCAGCACCACGTCTGCGTTTGGTTGGGTCGTGCCACTGCTGCCCTTCATCGACGAAGATGCACTCGCCGTTCAGATCGATATGAAACGGGCGTTGGATGACTCTCGACACGAACTCGCCCGATCCACGTCGCTGCCCTGGATGCTTTGTCCGTCCGACATCACCGAACCCTCCTTCACACTCTTCGAGGGCCATGAAGTCGACTCCATCGAGAGCGACTCGGCCTCGCTGAACAGCGAAGAATCGATTCCTTTGATGCAGTTGCCAACCGCCAATTTCGTGGGCATCTTTGGCACCATCGAAGCGGATGACTCCACCCCAGCACCGGTTGGTGATGGCGCATTTCTTGAGAACCGGGCAACGCGATTTCGCGACTTCCTTCGAGGGACATCCCACACAATCATCGTGGGCGAACGCACGATGGCGCAGGTCCCATCCACTTGGATTGGTGTCAGCCTGGCTGGCGAAGATGCTGCGGCCCGCGTGGTTGGTTCGGCCTTGGAAGGCATCAACAATCCACTGGCAGACGAATGCGATCTTTCCAGTCGTCACCCTGGCGGAGCAAACTTTTTGTGGGGCGACGGCCATGTCACGTTTGTGACCGAGAACGTCGACCTACGCGAATATCACCGCTGGGCCAAACTTCGCGAGTAG
- a CDS encoding phosphatase PAP2 family protein, with translation MKLSLVSLLSQRRLLTSICLVFTVLGSGPSHAEDPLFASDLPPTRLVSHPANWLDTSFSTETVFPPAPEVVRSVEWDRSSLWQRIQLDHQNYYDLETFRFLTGGFFLGAAVANTQLDDQLHRHFQTSVRGATSDDWSEFLHADKELGNGLYSLPVFATAWAAGEYFEDSPMLVTTGRWGERSMRSFLVGAPPLILAQRLTGGSRPGELDRGSRWLPFQDNNGVSGHAFMSALPFINAAKMTDRPLLKASFYAGSFLGPLSRVNDDAHYPSQVALGWWMAYAAAAAIDRTELSDRNTQILPYMSESGGVGGMLEFRY, from the coding sequence GTGAAGCTTTCCCTCGTTTCCCTCTTGTCGCAACGACGATTGCTGACGAGCATTTGCCTGGTCTTCACCGTGCTTGGCTCAGGGCCGAGTCATGCGGAAGACCCGTTGTTCGCGAGTGACCTTCCACCGACACGCTTGGTTTCGCATCCGGCGAATTGGTTGGACACATCGTTTTCAACGGAGACGGTTTTCCCGCCAGCGCCGGAGGTCGTCCGTTCCGTCGAGTGGGATCGTTCCTCGCTGTGGCAGCGAATCCAACTGGATCACCAAAACTACTACGACCTCGAGACATTCCGATTCTTGACGGGAGGATTCTTCCTTGGTGCAGCGGTTGCCAACACGCAATTGGACGATCAATTGCACAGGCACTTTCAAACCAGCGTCAGAGGTGCGACCAGTGATGATTGGTCCGAATTCTTGCACGCAGACAAAGAGCTCGGCAACGGTCTGTATTCGCTTCCGGTTTTCGCGACCGCTTGGGCAGCGGGAGAGTACTTCGAGGACTCGCCGATGTTGGTCACAACAGGGCGTTGGGGTGAACGATCGATGCGTTCGTTCTTGGTTGGTGCACCGCCGTTGATCTTGGCTCAACGGTTGACGGGTGGTTCACGCCCCGGCGAACTTGATCGCGGATCGCGTTGGCTCCCATTTCAAGACAACAATGGCGTGAGCGGGCATGCGTTTATGTCCGCTTTGCCGTTCATCAACGCGGCCAAGATGACGGACCGTCCTCTGCTCAAAGCCAGCTTCTATGCGGGTTCGTTTCTTGGGCCGCTTTCGCGTGTCAATGACGACGCTCACTATCCGTCTCAAGTTGCACTGGGATGGTGGATGGCCTACGCCGCCGCAGCCGCGATTGACCGGACGGAGTTGTCGGATCGCAACACGCAAATCCTTCCCTACATGAGCGAAAGTGGTGGTGTCGGTGGCATGTTGGAGTTCCGCTATTAG
- a CDS encoding glycosyltransferase gives MHEIETTQTPFADTARMGAKAPPTPSITLILPAYNEAEVIADAITEADSALSSITSQYEIIVIDDGSHDATAETVREFAKFLPSLRLVQHPRNQGYGAAIRTGFSEAKCDLVVFTDADCQFDLTELDRFVLLSERYDIVCGYRIDRKDSSLRCLYSRVYNLLVRAMLNTGVRDVDCALKMFHRDVAKKLRLTGDGFLVNSEMLTQAKRFGHSVVEVGVSHRPRMLGESTVSIKHIPTVLASLVRYWWNEVQFPVPEHVDCQEPKATSASCFGLNPKWLQIGLLFLAAMFMFANLGYPLIDRDETRYAEIPREMIATGNWVLPQLNFETYYDKPPLLYWLCAISFKLFGISEVSARLVPAFAAICTLASTMFFGSRLFGRTVGLHAGVVLLLSVGFAFTSRYLLLDGVLALFVSLSLFAALEAIRNPTSTGAAGTLQLRWWILSGVCIGLAFLTKGPIAIVLWLPPVLAMTWVSEAHARPAWWHYGVLGGVASMIAAPWFLLVHLEDTTFLNEFFYRHNIARFAGEFHPKPIWYFLPVLLIAGHPWSFLTIPYAKFLMARDERSRRQRPPAIGYLLLWSGWCFAFFSMSSCKLPTYLLPAAPALALMVGHYLHTVLGDASHPQKHFFARFWSARSATASTCFAGVAFVVYAMIYTDDATAVLFAWAMLWAALLISSLVLMADRHQARIAWGTSAVFAFLFAVMVMHQMVPAYSRSQTLFGESSPLANQLGVDESTPIATIEHEFSEVPFYLNRANIAHFAHLSDQGIKRFLVRNSNCILIVDSHIAIESLRDQLPAKIKIAPLLQRGPAALYRVSAVPIVDQVAQRATLAR, from the coding sequence ATGCACGAGATCGAAACCACACAAACGCCATTCGCTGACACCGCCAGGATGGGCGCGAAAGCGCCCCCGACGCCGTCGATCACATTGATTTTGCCTGCCTACAATGAAGCGGAAGTGATCGCCGACGCAATCACGGAAGCCGATTCGGCTTTGTCTTCGATCACCAGCCAATACGAAATCATCGTTATCGATGACGGCAGTCATGACGCGACCGCTGAAACGGTTCGGGAGTTCGCAAAGTTCCTTCCCTCATTGCGACTGGTCCAGCACCCACGCAATCAAGGTTACGGTGCGGCCATTCGAACCGGTTTCTCCGAAGCAAAGTGTGACCTGGTTGTCTTCACCGATGCGGATTGTCAATTCGATCTGACCGAACTGGATCGGTTCGTTTTGCTATCGGAACGCTACGACATTGTTTGTGGCTATCGCATCGACCGGAAAGATTCGTCGCTGCGATGTCTCTACTCAAGAGTCTACAACCTGCTGGTTCGAGCGATGTTGAACACCGGGGTGCGCGACGTCGATTGCGCACTCAAAATGTTTCATCGCGACGTCGCCAAGAAGTTGCGTCTCACCGGAGACGGGTTCCTTGTCAATTCGGAGATGCTGACCCAAGCAAAACGTTTCGGTCACAGCGTTGTTGAAGTCGGTGTCTCGCACCGGCCACGCATGCTCGGTGAAAGCACGGTCTCGATCAAGCACATTCCAACGGTACTCGCGTCTTTGGTGCGTTACTGGTGGAACGAAGTCCAGTTCCCGGTCCCGGAGCACGTCGATTGCCAAGAGCCGAAAGCGACATCAGCCAGTTGCTTTGGTCTGAACCCAAAGTGGTTGCAAATTGGACTGTTGTTCCTTGCAGCCATGTTCATGTTCGCCAACCTGGGGTACCCGCTGATTGACCGCGACGAAACCAGGTACGCTGAAATCCCAAGAGAAATGATCGCGACCGGCAACTGGGTTTTGCCCCAACTCAATTTCGAGACCTATTACGACAAGCCGCCGCTTCTGTACTGGCTGTGTGCAATCAGTTTCAAGTTGTTCGGAATCAGCGAGGTTTCCGCCCGTTTGGTTCCCGCCTTTGCCGCGATCTGCACGTTGGCATCCACCATGTTCTTTGGCTCACGACTCTTCGGGCGAACTGTCGGACTGCACGCGGGCGTCGTCCTCTTGCTCTCGGTCGGGTTTGCTTTCACGAGTCGCTACCTGTTGCTCGACGGCGTATTGGCATTGTTTGTCTCGCTGTCACTTTTCGCCGCGTTGGAGGCGATTCGAAATCCCACTTCGACCGGTGCTGCGGGAACTTTGCAACTCAGGTGGTGGATCCTATCGGGCGTTTGCATTGGCTTGGCGTTTCTGACCAAAGGACCGATCGCGATCGTGCTTTGGCTTCCCCCGGTGCTGGCAATGACTTGGGTTTCCGAAGCTCATGCTCGCCCTGCTTGGTGGCACTACGGAGTTCTCGGTGGCGTGGCATCGATGATCGCCGCCCCATGGTTTCTGCTCGTGCACCTGGAAGACACAACTTTTTTGAACGAGTTCTTTTACAGACATAACATCGCCCGGTTCGCTGGCGAGTTCCATCCCAAGCCCATCTGGTATTTCCTACCTGTCCTGCTGATCGCCGGTCACCCGTGGTCGTTCCTGACGATCCCCTACGCAAAATTTTTGATGGCGCGTGACGAACGGTCTCGCCGCCAACGACCTCCAGCCATCGGGTACCTGTTGCTGTGGAGTGGTTGGTGCTTCGCGTTCTTTTCCATGTCGAGCTGCAAACTCCCCACCTATCTTTTGCCAGCTGCTCCGGCACTGGCATTGATGGTCGGGCACTACCTGCACACCGTTCTTGGCGATGCAAGCCATCCGCAAAAGCACTTCTTTGCTCGATTCTGGTCCGCACGTTCGGCAACCGCGTCCACATGCTTTGCTGGCGTCGCATTCGTGGTGTATGCGATGATCTACACGGACGACGCCACCGCCGTGCTGTTCGCTTGGGCCATGCTGTGGGCGGCTCTGCTGATTTCATCATTGGTGCTGATGGCGGATCGACATCAAGCCCGAATCGCTTGGGGAACGTCCGCCGTGTTCGCCTTCCTGTTTGCGGTCATGGTCATGCACCAAATGGTGCCTGCCTACAGCCGATCCCAGACCCTCTTTGGAGAATCCTCGCCATTGGCGAACCAACTTGGTGTCGACGAATCCACACCGATCGCCACCATTGAGCACGAGTTTTCAGAAGTGCCCTTCTATCTCAACCGAGCGAACATCGCTCACTTCGCCCACCTGAGCGATCAAGGCATCAAACGGTTCCTGGTTCGAAACTCGAACTGCATTTTGATTGTTGATTCGCACATCGCCATCGAATCTCTGCGAGATCAACTGCCCGCCAAAATCAAAATCGCTCCGCTCCTTCAACGTGGGCCAGCAGCACTCTACCGCGTTAGCGCCGTCCCGATTGTGGACCAAGTTGCTCAACGAGCAACGCTGGCAAGATGA
- a CDS encoding M56 family metallopeptidase, giving the protein MDLRFALEVGSTLCLQISIVIAMTAALQRWVVDARWGCRLWTTCFLCIIGLVAAALLLPHRRLFHFPVTLSRESMLEIVVWQTRIAIALLSVWTVGAVWSIVQRCWLCIGLLQFLRHECDPIDAAELLQATDISSNECQPLSICVSDKIQGPFCWQLHRPVVVLPSFMINDHHAGDATLRHVLLHELEHLRTQHPMQHFLQGICSTLFWFHPMVRSAAHKAELTREFLCDEVAATTIGKFSAYLRTLAKVAEQCRRQPCNGAPKGTLAFGNDDSTLIRRSKRLVMLAENKPARAHWRAIMALTTILLCATLVQQVWLPTNVMASQRSDWSPWPSWTAKALHQFNLQVRDFESFEDRVQMHELLTEED; this is encoded by the coding sequence ATGGATCTTCGATTTGCATTGGAAGTCGGAAGCACGTTGTGCTTGCAAATCTCGATTGTCATTGCGATGACTGCCGCGTTGCAGCGCTGGGTCGTGGACGCACGCTGGGGATGTCGACTCTGGACAACTTGCTTTCTTTGCATCATCGGATTGGTTGCCGCGGCACTGTTGCTTCCCCACCGTCGATTGTTTCACTTCCCCGTCACGCTATCGCGTGAATCGATGCTTGAAATTGTGGTCTGGCAAACCCGAATCGCGATCGCATTGTTGAGTGTGTGGACGGTTGGAGCGGTCTGGTCCATCGTGCAGCGGTGCTGGCTATGCATCGGCTTGCTACAGTTTCTAAGACATGAATGCGATCCAATCGATGCCGCAGAACTACTCCAGGCAACCGATATCTCGTCAAACGAGTGCCAACCGCTTTCGATCTGTGTCTCCGACAAAATCCAAGGCCCGTTCTGCTGGCAGTTGCACCGCCCCGTGGTCGTGCTGCCGTCGTTCATGATCAACGATCATCATGCTGGAGACGCGACCCTACGGCACGTTTTGCTTCACGAACTCGAGCACTTGCGTACCCAGCACCCGATGCAGCACTTCCTGCAAGGCATTTGCTCGACGCTCTTTTGGTTCCACCCAATGGTTCGGTCCGCGGCACACAAGGCTGAATTGACACGCGAATTCTTGTGCGACGAAGTTGCAGCCACCACGATCGGAAAGTTCAGCGCCTACCTGAGGACCCTGGCCAAAGTTGCCGAGCAATGCCGTCGCCAGCCCTGCAATGGTGCTCCCAAGGGAACGCTTGCCTTTGGAAACGATGACAGCACTTTGATTCGCCGCAGCAAACGTTTGGTGATGCTGGCGGAGAACAAACCGGCTCGAGCTCATTGGCGGGCGATCATGGCACTCACCACCATCTTGCTCTGCGCAACGCTCGTGCAACAAGTCTGGTTGCCGACCAATGTGATGGCTTCGCAGCGAAGCGACTGGTCCCCGTGGCCAAGCTGGACAGCAAAAGCACTGCATCAATTCAACTTGCAGGTCCGAGACTTCGAGTCCTTTGAAGATCGCGTGCAAATGCACGAATTGTTGACGGAAGAAGACTGA
- a CDS encoding SOUL family heme-binding protein, protein MSRRKIMTVATIAVLVTGGVFLLSRTTRAGYESAEYKVIESDGEFEIREYPDLMLVATKTKIDAEGRDGSFMKLFRYISGANEAEQKISMTTPVFMENDQADSEVQMGFVMPKEVAVEGVPSPTGPDVDVRKRAGGRFAVIRFPGKLDKKLAKESEAKLRAWMETKGLTAAVNEEDESNKTSGVEAASYDPPFTPAALRRNEVLIRLK, encoded by the coding sequence ATGTCCCGTCGAAAAATCATGACTGTCGCAACGATCGCCGTTCTGGTCACCGGCGGAGTGTTCCTGCTGAGCCGAACCACGCGAGCGGGATACGAATCGGCGGAATACAAAGTCATCGAGTCCGACGGCGAGTTTGAAATTCGCGAGTATCCCGATCTGATGCTGGTCGCAACGAAGACCAAGATCGATGCGGAAGGCCGAGACGGCAGCTTCATGAAGCTCTTTCGCTACATCTCGGGAGCCAACGAAGCCGAGCAAAAGATTTCCATGACGACTCCAGTCTTCATGGAAAACGACCAAGCCGATTCCGAAGTCCAGATGGGATTTGTGATGCCGAAGGAAGTCGCGGTCGAAGGCGTTCCCTCACCAACCGGCCCCGACGTCGATGTCCGCAAACGAGCCGGCGGGCGTTTCGCAGTGATCCGATTCCCCGGCAAGTTGGACAAAAAGCTCGCCAAGGAATCTGAAGCCAAACTACGAGCCTGGATGGAAACCAAGGGCCTGACCGCAGCCGTCAACGAAGAAGATGAGTCGAACAAAACCAGCGGAGTCGAAGCCGCCTCCTACGATCCGCCCTTCACTCCCGCGGCTCTGCGTCGCAACGAAGTCCTGATTCGGCTGAAATAG
- a CDS encoding zinc-binding metallopeptidase family protein translates to MKRSHDSLQGFLHLLRALIREPSVVGVEDAFFRVLRRELEEFPVTITRYHGLLVAQGSDPESNYLSAHVDRHGLLCTGPREFQYAAFIAGNRGELNGDSISEQFMELIAGRFRGQRVQAHTPYAGSYLGQGTITESFICPRRKNLIFDIDGLDFLQPGTPISFVDRLREEDGQISAQLDNVVSVAILIEMIRRGFRGTAFFTAGEECGRSYRYVAEWFQRFDLKTQRLVVLDTSPFPTQEDLNAQEVVLRNRDSVAEFEPAVTGELKRVCDQLKVTHRFKDEYVSELNKTREKQISIGRTELGRLIDATSGDVSGTTLQLPTSSYHTQTETANLSSVEAVLKVLTRLTGASV, encoded by the coding sequence ATGAAACGCTCCCACGACTCGCTTCAAGGTTTCCTGCATCTGCTTCGGGCACTCATTCGCGAACCCTCGGTCGTCGGCGTGGAAGACGCCTTCTTTCGCGTGCTGCGACGCGAGTTGGAAGAGTTTCCGGTCACGATCACCCGTTATCACGGGCTGCTGGTCGCTCAAGGCAGTGATCCAGAGAGCAATTACCTCTCGGCGCACGTGGATCGACACGGGTTGCTTTGCACCGGTCCCCGTGAGTTTCAGTACGCAGCCTTCATTGCCGGGAACCGTGGGGAACTGAATGGGGATTCGATTTCGGAGCAGTTCATGGAACTGATCGCCGGCCGTTTTCGCGGCCAACGCGTGCAAGCTCACACGCCCTACGCGGGATCTTATCTCGGACAAGGCACGATCACGGAATCCTTCATTTGCCCGCGTCGCAAGAATTTGATCTTCGACATCGATGGGCTGGACTTTTTGCAACCTGGGACGCCCATTTCATTCGTCGATCGATTGCGGGAAGAAGATGGTCAAATCTCAGCCCAGCTCGACAACGTCGTGTCCGTCGCGATTTTGATTGAGATGATCCGCCGCGGTTTTCGCGGCACAGCGTTCTTCACGGCCGGCGAAGAATGCGGGCGGAGCTATCGATACGTTGCGGAGTGGTTCCAGCGATTTGATTTGAAGACGCAACGTTTGGTCGTGTTGGACACCAGTCCGTTTCCAACCCAAGAAGACTTGAACGCACAAGAAGTGGTGCTTCGGAATCGTGATTCGGTGGCGGAGTTTGAGCCAGCCGTCACGGGGGAACTCAAGCGGGTCTGTGATCAACTGAAGGTGACACATCGCTTCAAAGACGAATACGTGAGCGAGCTGAACAAGACGCGTGAAAAGCAAATCTCGATCGGCCGAACCGAGCTCGGACGGTTGATCGACGCGACCAGCGGGGATGTCTCCGGAACAACGTTGCAGTTGCCGACGTCGTCCTATCACACCCAAACCGAAACTGCCAACTTGTCGAGTGTCGAGGCGGTGCTGAAAGTCTTGACCCGTCTCACTGGTGCAAGTGTTTGA
- a CDS encoding RecQ family ATP-dependent DNA helicase: MNLLAQLDRCFGFQSFRHGQREACESIVAGKDTIVLMPTGAGKSLCYQLPGILREGVTLVVSPLISLAKDQAEHLKEAGQPTVVLNSTRTAKQIQSARSKISAGEVKFVLTTPERLQKTDICELLAGVGVGLMVVDEAHCVSQWGHDFRPDYLCLPSIRERLGNPPLAALTATASERTLDEVRCSLRLNDPTIVRTGIDRPNLRIEVVRCYSAEDKLKQLHRALEIEGMLERTEPAIVYCGTTKTADQLAKSFGGLCYHGKMRKADRADAQEEFMNGCPRVMFATNAFGLGIDKQDLRQVIHAELPGSLESYYQEMGRAGRDGKRSRCTLLYDPSDVDLRKMFAGGMIEASKIMTAHHTLVRGVHELGENGEVALSKLAPISPLGRVTLKNCFQLLSSRGIVAPAGRGRWRLIVEELEHRVADRLEEATRVRSEDRQVALREMVEFAESSKCRWELLREHFGVSETTNADCLCDQCGAVAVASA, translated from the coding sequence ATGAATCTCCTCGCTCAACTCGATCGTTGCTTCGGGTTTCAATCCTTTCGTCATGGTCAACGCGAGGCCTGCGAATCGATTGTGGCTGGCAAAGACACGATTGTGTTGATGCCAACCGGGGCCGGCAAAAGCCTGTGTTACCAACTGCCTGGCATTCTTCGCGAAGGAGTGACGTTGGTGGTCAGCCCGCTGATTTCGCTCGCCAAAGATCAGGCGGAACATCTGAAGGAGGCTGGTCAGCCAACGGTCGTGCTCAACAGCACCCGGACGGCGAAACAAATCCAGTCCGCTCGTTCGAAGATCTCAGCGGGAGAGGTCAAGTTCGTTCTCACGACACCGGAACGATTGCAGAAAACCGACATCTGCGAATTGCTCGCCGGTGTGGGAGTCGGGTTGATGGTGGTCGATGAGGCTCATTGTGTCAGCCAATGGGGGCACGACTTCCGTCCGGACTACTTGTGTTTGCCATCCATCCGCGAGCGATTGGGGAATCCGCCGCTGGCCGCACTCACCGCAACCGCATCCGAACGAACGCTGGATGAGGTGCGATGCTCGCTGCGTTTGAACGACCCAACCATTGTTCGAACCGGAATCGATCGGCCCAACTTGCGGATCGAAGTCGTTCGTTGCTACTCGGCGGAGGACAAGCTGAAGCAGTTGCATCGTGCTCTCGAGATCGAAGGCATGCTGGAACGCACCGAGCCAGCGATTGTTTATTGCGGAACGACCAAGACGGCTGACCAGCTGGCGAAATCCTTCGGTGGATTGTGCTACCACGGCAAAATGCGAAAGGCCGATCGAGCCGATGCCCAAGAAGAGTTCATGAATGGATGCCCGAGAGTGATGTTTGCCACCAATGCGTTTGGGTTGGGCATCGACAAACAGGACCTCCGCCAAGTCATCCATGCTGAGTTGCCGGGTTCGTTGGAGTCGTACTACCAGGAGATGGGGCGAGCTGGGCGAGACGGCAAGCGATCGCGTTGCACGCTGCTGTATGATCCGTCCGATGTGGACCTGCGGAAAATGTTTGCTGGCGGGATGATCGAGGCAAGCAAGATCATGACGGCGCATCACACATTGGTTCGCGGCGTCCATGAGCTTGGTGAAAACGGTGAGGTGGCGTTGTCGAAGCTGGCCCCGATCAGTCCGCTCGGCCGGGTCACGCTGAAGAACTGTTTTCAATTGTTGTCGTCTCGCGGCATTGTCGCTCCCGCTGGGCGAGGTCGATGGCGTTTGATCGTGGAAGAGCTCGAGCACCGTGTTGCGGACCGGTTGGAGGAAGCAACTCGAGTGAGATCCGAGGATCGTCAGGTGGCACTGCGTGAGATGGTCGAGTTTGCTGAGTCGTCGAAGTGCCGGTGGGAATTGCTCCGTGAGCATTTTGGCGTCAGCGAAACGACGAACGCGGATTGTCTTTGTGATCAGTGCGGAGCCGTCGCGGTTGCGAGTGCGTGA
- a CDS encoding BlaI/MecI/CopY family transcriptional regulator → MPRSKKRVELTKCEAEVMDVVWDKGSVTVNDVVDTIDRELAYTTVLTTMKILEDKKIVRRGKKIGRAFTYTPKVSREQVQEGMVKSLADQLFGGSIRSLVLNLLESDAVSPDDIEAVKKAASKLGDS, encoded by the coding sequence ATGCCACGATCGAAAAAGCGAGTTGAGCTGACCAAATGCGAAGCTGAAGTGATGGATGTAGTCTGGGACAAAGGCAGCGTCACCGTCAACGATGTCGTCGACACCATCGATCGCGAACTCGCCTACACAACGGTGCTGACCACGATGAAGATCTTGGAAGACAAAAAGATCGTCCGCCGTGGGAAGAAGATCGGCCGCGCGTTCACCTACACACCCAAAGTCTCGCGAGAGCAAGTCCAGGAAGGCATGGTGAAATCGCTCGCCGACCAGTTGTTTGGTGGATCCATTCGCTCTCTCGTATTGAATCTACTTGAATCCGATGCGGTATCGCCGGATGACATTGAAGCGGTCAAGAAAGCCGCCTCCAAACTCGGGGACTCGTGA
- a CDS encoding SDR family oxidoreductase: MTESSSRDQRILICGATGYVGGRLARRLLEEGYQVTCLVRSPEKLTKFSWGQHERLTVVQGELEDTEATGRALENIDVAYYLVHSMQSAKGEYAQRDRELATGFRDTAQESSCRRIIYLGGLGELGADLSEHLDSRHEVGEILQSGRVPTTVFRAAMIIGSGSASFETLRYLVERLPIMVTPKWVKTETQPVAIRDVLRYLAACLDVEETAGKTLDIGGPDVMSYRNVMQVMAEKLKLRRRIILPVPVLTPYLSSLWIGLVTPVSSSIARPLSEGLKNRTVCRNDDAVRLMPGECLGIEAAIEAALGKTQQGDIETRWSTAGKIPGDPDWSGGTTLTDRREISVQGSVEQTFAEIRSIGGANGYWGAGFLWRIRGWMDQAIGGPGLRRGRRHPRDLHYGEAVDFWRVTKLVPNERLTLRAEMKLPGEAELDFQLEPSSAETTQVVMTARFRPKGLLGLAYWYAVLPLHGLVFPVMLRGIAKSVQR; encoded by the coding sequence ATGACGGAATCCTCCTCCCGCGACCAACGCATCTTAATTTGCGGAGCCACCGGCTATGTCGGAGGACGCCTGGCCAGACGTTTGCTGGAAGAGGGCTACCAGGTGACTTGCCTCGTCCGAAGCCCCGAAAAACTGACCAAGTTTTCTTGGGGACAGCACGAGCGTCTCACCGTCGTCCAAGGCGAACTGGAAGACACCGAGGCCACCGGGCGAGCTCTCGAGAACATCGATGTGGCATACTACCTCGTGCATTCGATGCAGTCCGCCAAAGGTGAATACGCTCAACGAGACCGCGAACTAGCGACCGGTTTCCGAGACACCGCCCAGGAATCTTCGTGTCGACGAATCATCTACCTCGGTGGGCTGGGCGAGTTGGGTGCGGACCTTTCCGAACACCTCGACAGTCGACACGAAGTCGGAGAAATCCTGCAATCCGGCCGGGTGCCCACCACCGTCTTCCGAGCCGCGATGATCATCGGTTCCGGCTCTGCATCCTTTGAAACGCTGCGTTACTTGGTGGAGCGATTGCCGATCATGGTCACTCCCAAGTGGGTCAAAACCGAAACCCAGCCCGTCGCGATTCGTGATGTCCTTCGCTACCTCGCCGCTTGTTTGGATGTGGAAGAAACGGCTGGCAAAACCTTGGACATTGGCGGCCCCGATGTCATGTCGTATCGCAATGTCATGCAGGTGATGGCGGAGAAACTGAAACTGCGCCGCCGGATCATCTTGCCGGTTCCCGTTTTGACTCCGTACCTCAGCAGCCTCTGGATCGGTTTGGTGACGCCGGTCAGCAGCAGCATCGCCCGACCGCTTTCCGAGGGTCTGAAGAACCGCACCGTTTGCCGGAACGACGATGCGGTGCGATTGATGCCGGGTGAATGCCTGGGAATTGAAGCGGCCATTGAGGCAGCGTTGGGCAAAACTCAGCAAGGCGATATCGAAACACGTTGGTCCACCGCAGGTAAAATCCCGGGCGACCCAGACTGGTCCGGAGGAACAACGTTGACCGACCGCCGCGAAATCTCGGTCCAAGGTTCCGTCGAGCAAACCTTTGCCGAGATTCGATCGATCGGCGGAGCCAATGGTTACTGGGGGGCGGGTTTCCTCTGGCGAATTCGCGGCTGGATGGATCAAGCGATCGGCGGGCCCGGACTCCGACGTGGCCGCCGCCACCCTCGTGATTTGCATTACGGGGAAGCCGTTGACTTCTGGCGAGTCACCAAACTGGTTCCCAACGAACGCCTGACCTTGCGAGCCGAGATGAAGCTGCCCGGCGAAGCAGAACTGGACTTCCAATTGGAACCGTCCTCCGCAGAAACAACGCAGGTGGTCATGACGGCCAGATTCCGCCCCAAGGGCTTGCTGGGCCTGGCCTATTGGTACGCGGTGTTGCCGCTGCACGGCCTCGTCTTCCCGGTCATGCTTCGCGGGATCGCGAAGAGCGTTCAGCGGTAG